From Thamnophis elegans isolate rThaEle1 chromosome 12, rThaEle1.pri, whole genome shotgun sequence, one genomic window encodes:
- the LOC116515688 gene encoding ubiquitin carboxyl-terminal hydrolase 12-like isoform X3, with product MQQDAHEFLNYLLNTIADLLQEEKKQEKQNGKLQNGSIESDEGEKAELTWVHEIFQGTLTNETRCLNCEAVSSKDEDFLDLSVDVEQNTSITHCLRGFSNTETLCSEYKYYCEQCRSKQEAQKRMRVKKLPMILALHLKRFKYMDQLHRYTKLSYRVVFPLELRLFNTSGDATNPDRMYDLVAVVVHCGSGPNRGHYITIVKSHGFWLLFDDDIVEKIDAQAIEEFYGLTSDISKNSESGYILFYQSRD from the exons ATGCAGCAGGACGCACATGAATTCCTGAACTATCTATTGAACACAATTGCGGACTTGCTgcaggaagaaaagaagcaggAAAAACAGAATGGCAAACTCCAGAACGGAAGCATTGAGAGTGATGAAGGGGAGAAGGCAGAGCTTACGTGGGTCCACGAAATCTTCCAGGGAACACTAACAAACGAAACTCGCTGTTTAAACTGTGAAGCT GTAAGCAGCAAAGATGAAGATTTTCTGGACCTGTCGGTTGATGTGGAACAAAATACATCAATCACCCACTGCCTGAG AGGGTTCAGTAACACCGAGACACTGTGCAGCGAATACAAGTACTACTGTGAGCAGTGCCGCAGTAAACAGGAAGCACAGAAGAG GATGCGAGTGAAAAAGCTGCCTATGATTCTGGCTTTGCACTTGAAAAGGTTCAAATACATGGACCAGCTACACCGATACACCAAGCTTTCCTACCGCGTGGTTTTCCCTCTGGAGCTGCGACTCTTCAACACATCAGGAGATGCTACAAACCCAGACCGGATGTATGATCTCGTGGCTGTGGTGGTACATTGTGGCAg TGGTCCAAATCGTGGGCATTATATCACCATTGTGAAGAGCCACGGCTTTTGGTTGCTCTTTGATGATGACATCGTAGAG AAAATTGATGCTCAAGCAATTGAAGAATTCTATGGATTGACCTCAGACATTTCCAAAAATTCAGAATCTGGATATATCCTTTTCTACCAATCAAGAGACTGA